Proteins from a genomic interval of Chthoniobacterales bacterium:
- a CDS encoding LacI family DNA-binding transcriptional regulator, with protein MKTQITVRTIAESAGVSPMTVSRALRGEPNVDPDTAVRIREVADRLGYRRNLLVSTVMSTLRGTKQPMCSPVIAFLTAESASFRPEQRLASQLYLQGAQNIASKSGFTVEEFVMDTARSDSKTISRILYARNIRGLLIGPLCRSCGHLSLDWKEFSSSAISINLVKPDMDRCSVDPVQSVNLAIRNLKRMGYRRIGYAISPFQVALSHHRSRAMYLDYQCELPLEQTVGLITDWSLQGLSNWFKMEKPDAIIGHGDEILSWLNALGISVPLDVGYVDINIFEGNHVPIAGVVFDYKSIGAAAANMVISNLLHNNHGLPQHPVHSYIQGYWRNGSSVSIQTQPPSPTKGKKGAKSPKKAVPKIEEEPFHPLAQKAFIHQWQLLNLRKAATHSYRSRRDISKWEEGLGLPLVAGRQQINAVPFQLIDEKTNAGKGFVLLQNQAPLTMPVGNACEAVFFLIAAGFISSHGAIAEMVYKWADGEEESQPLVAYFTPPPDASVQDRWVSESGVQDWWPSFPHFHNQAAKAFRLGANDEDPVEWRYLYTLQWINRRPKYDLSSITIRHLPNNDTKLAVFAATLLLPR; from the coding sequence ATGAAAACCCAGATTACCGTGCGAACCATCGCGGAGAGCGCCGGAGTTTCGCCCATGACGGTGAGCCGTGCGCTCCGTGGGGAACCGAACGTTGATCCGGATACGGCGGTCCGAATTCGCGAAGTGGCCGATCGGCTCGGCTATCGCCGCAATCTTCTGGTTTCAACCGTCATGTCCACACTGCGTGGAACCAAACAGCCGATGTGCAGTCCTGTCATTGCATTTCTAACTGCGGAGAGCGCATCTTTTCGCCCCGAGCAACGGCTGGCGTCGCAGCTTTATCTCCAGGGGGCTCAGAATATAGCCTCTAAAAGCGGGTTCACGGTTGAAGAGTTCGTGATGGACACAGCCCGGTCGGATTCAAAAACCATATCCCGCATCCTCTATGCGCGAAACATTCGTGGTTTGCTGATCGGCCCGCTCTGTCGCAGTTGCGGCCATCTATCACTGGATTGGAAGGAATTCTCCAGCAGTGCCATTTCTATCAATCTGGTCAAACCAGACATGGACCGTTGTAGCGTCGATCCCGTGCAATCCGTCAACTTGGCGATCCGCAATCTTAAGCGGATGGGATATCGCCGTATCGGCTACGCGATCTCCCCGTTCCAAGTTGCGCTCAGCCATCACCGCAGTCGGGCGATGTATCTGGATTATCAGTGCGAACTCCCGCTAGAGCAGACAGTCGGTTTGATCACGGACTGGTCTTTGCAGGGGCTGTCCAATTGGTTCAAAATGGAAAAGCCAGACGCGATCATCGGGCATGGTGATGAGATTCTTTCCTGGCTAAACGCGCTTGGAATCAGCGTGCCTCTGGACGTTGGCTATGTGGATATCAATATATTTGAGGGCAACCATGTCCCCATTGCCGGCGTGGTCTTTGATTACAAAAGCATCGGAGCGGCAGCGGCAAACATGGTCATCAGCAATCTTTTGCACAATAACCACGGCCTGCCTCAACACCCGGTCCACAGCTATATTCAGGGCTATTGGCGGAACGGCTCCAGCGTGAGCATCCAGACTCAACCTCCCTCCCCAACGAAAGGCAAAAAGGGAGCGAAGTCCCCGAAGAAAGCGGTGCCAAAGATTGAGGAGGAGCCTTTTCATCCCCTGGCCCAGAAGGCCTTCATCCATCAGTGGCAACTCCTCAATCTGCGCAAGGCCGCGACGCATTCCTACCGGAGTCGTAGGGATATCTCCAAATGGGAGGAAGGTCTCGGCCTGCCTCTGGTCGCCGGTCGGCAACAGATCAATGCCGTGCCCTTCCAGTTGATTGATGAAAAGACCAACGCAGGCAAGGGCTTCGTGCTCCTGCAGAATCAAGCTCCTCTCACAATGCCTGTTGGCAACGCCTGCGAAGCCGTTTTCTTTTTGATCGCGGCGGGCTTTATTTCCTCTCATGGGGCCATCGCTGAGATGGTCTATAAGTGGGCGGATGGAGAGGAGGAATCCCAGCCCCTAGTCGCATACTTCACCCCTCCGCCCGATGCCAGCGTGCAAGATCGCTGGGTATCCGAATCCGGCGTGCAGGATTGGTGGCCCTCCTTTCCGCATTTCCATAATCAGGCCGCAAAGGCGTTCAGGCTGGGTGCAAACGATGAAGATCCCGTGGAATGGCGCTATCTCTACACATTGCAGTGGATTAATCGCCGGCCCAAATACGACCTAAGCAGCATCACCATCCGGCATCTGCCCAACAACGACACCAAACTCGCCGTCTTCGCGGCGACTCTATTGCTCCCTAGATAA
- a CDS encoding KamA family radical SAM protein, with translation MNIEQAPAVAEVLPEKKFLSHAPGYWPDVTPEQWNDWKWQMKNRVTTLTQLEKHLVLSQEERAGVLLSGNKLALAVTPHYFNLIERENPDCPIRRQVVPRVEESWTSPYDMADPCGEDSHMPVPGLVHRYPDRVLFLVTDRCAAYCRYCTRARVVSGVGEQELHTDFEQAFQYLEKHTEIRDVLLSGGDALLFSDDKLEYLLSSLRKIEHIEFLRIGSRVPIFLPQRITPKLCQMLQKYHPLWVSIHTNHPRELTTEVKAALEMMANHGIPLGNQSVLLKGVNDTLPVMKALVHKLLMCRVRPYYIYQCDLINGSSHLRTSVAKGIEIIEGLRGHTTGYAVPQFVIDAPGGGGKVPINPGYVLHHDHERIVIRNYEGDIFEYPEVQDPQNGPSSSPIRHRDRYDEYLYS, from the coding sequence ATGAACATAGAACAAGCGCCTGCCGTCGCGGAAGTCCTGCCCGAGAAAAAATTCCTTTCCCATGCTCCCGGCTACTGGCCCGACGTCACGCCCGAGCAGTGGAACGACTGGAAATGGCAGATGAAGAATCGCGTCACCACCCTGACGCAACTCGAGAAACATCTCGTTCTTTCCCAAGAGGAACGCGCCGGAGTCCTGCTCTCCGGCAACAAGCTCGCGCTCGCTGTCACACCGCATTATTTCAACCTCATCGAGCGGGAAAATCCCGATTGCCCGATCCGCCGACAGGTCGTTCCTCGAGTCGAGGAAAGTTGGACGTCTCCCTACGACATGGCCGATCCCTGCGGCGAGGACAGCCACATGCCGGTGCCGGGACTGGTGCATCGCTACCCGGATCGCGTGCTGTTTTTGGTCACGGACCGCTGCGCCGCCTATTGCCGCTATTGCACCCGCGCCCGGGTCGTGAGCGGCGTCGGCGAGCAGGAGTTGCACACGGATTTCGAGCAGGCGTTTCAATATTTGGAGAAGCATACGGAGATTCGCGACGTTCTCCTTTCCGGTGGCGACGCCCTGCTTTTTTCCGACGACAAACTCGAATATCTCCTCAGCAGCCTGCGGAAGATCGAGCACATCGAGTTTCTCCGCATCGGCAGCCGCGTCCCCATCTTCCTGCCGCAACGCATCACGCCGAAGCTCTGCCAGATGCTTCAAAAATACCACCCGCTCTGGGTGAGCATCCACACCAATCACCCGCGCGAACTCACCACCGAAGTGAAGGCGGCGCTCGAAATGATGGCCAACCACGGCATTCCGCTCGGCAACCAGAGCGTCCTCTTAAAAGGCGTCAACGACACGCTGCCCGTTATGAAAGCGCTCGTGCACAAGCTCCTGATGTGCCGCGTTCGCCCGTATTACATCTACCAGTGCGACCTCATCAACGGCTCCTCGCACCTACGCACTTCCGTGGCGAAAGGCATCGAAATCATCGAAGGCCTGCGCGGACACACCACGGGCTACGCTGTGCCGCAATTTGTCATCGACGCCCCCGGCGGCGGCGGCAAAGTCCCGATCAACCCTGGCTACGTCCTGCACCACGATCACGAACGAATCGTCATTCGTAACTACGAGGGTGATATTTTCGAATATCCCGAAGTCCAGGATCCGCAAAACGGCCCGAGTTCCAGTCCTATCCGCCACCGAGATCGCTACGACGAATATCTTTATTCGTAA
- a CDS encoding DUF4926 domain-containing protein, whose product MKLPVQTTPAALLEVVALLEDIPAEKLAAGQVGTIVETLAPDVFEVEFCDKQGRTIAFAELNRSQFLILRHEPAMAA is encoded by the coding sequence ATGAAATTACCCGTGCAAACGACACCTGCTGCATTACTCGAAGTGGTCGCTCTTCTGGAAGACATTCCAGCGGAAAAGCTCGCGGCTGGTCAGGTGGGAACGATTGTCGAGACACTGGCCCCCGATGTATTCGAGGTGGAATTCTGCGACAAGCAAGGCCGAACGATTGCTTTTGCTGAACTGAATCGAAGCCAATTTCTTATTTTACGCCACGAGCCAGCAATGGCGGCTTAA
- a CDS encoding trypsin-like peptidase domain-containing protein, translating into MVSRSFCLSFCAVFATSIAITAPLSAAGPGDLVRQLNEAYINVFDKVSPSVVVIEIEKPVTTGSQSPADILGMNQAPDADGDSAPAQPELSEGSGMICRPDGYIFTNSHVVDATAKMTVKLKDGRSFPAKLVGSDPMSEVAVIKIEAKDLPVVEFIDSDAVRVGQIACVIGAPYNFTYSFTTGVISGKGRNQNLLDWRWSGLFEDFLQTDASINPGNSGGPLLDIDGKVIGMNTLIQGINKGLGFAISSNLLRRVGDELIAHGKIARPWLGLGIQSVQEISKSSKKYQALKDGVIVMSLSNDGPALQSELRPQDVILKVDDTPVKETIDLQREVQKKKVGQTVKLAVWRDGKELTIPVRTAEMPSNLTAKNEPDEETTPADPDMDDSKPEMDSPEARHSDATPGVGLEVQVLTPELAEARKLKAKVGLIVTEVAPDSEAAVAGVRVGDVITEVNSQIVSDEKSYAAALSKGDKSKGTLLFVERDKSSAFLVLKPAE; encoded by the coding sequence ATGGTTTCACGTTCATTTTGTCTCTCGTTCTGCGCGGTTTTCGCGACTTCCATCGCTATCACAGCTCCCCTCTCCGCCGCTGGTCCGGGCGATCTGGTGCGGCAGTTGAATGAGGCTTACATCAACGTCTTCGACAAGGTCTCGCCCTCAGTCGTGGTCATCGAGATCGAGAAACCGGTCACCACTGGCAGCCAGTCGCCCGCCGATATTTTGGGAATGAACCAGGCTCCGGATGCGGACGGCGATTCGGCTCCCGCTCAGCCGGAACTGAGCGAGGGCTCGGGCATGATCTGCCGACCAGACGGTTATATTTTTACGAACAGCCACGTGGTCGATGCGACTGCCAAGATGACGGTGAAATTAAAGGACGGCCGCTCGTTTCCCGCGAAGCTCGTCGGCAGCGATCCGATGTCCGAGGTCGCGGTGATCAAGATCGAAGCCAAGGATTTGCCGGTGGTGGAGTTTATCGACAGCGATGCTGTGCGCGTCGGCCAGATTGCCTGCGTGATCGGTGCGCCGTATAATTTCACCTACTCATTCACGACCGGCGTGATCAGCGGAAAAGGCCGCAACCAGAACCTGCTCGACTGGCGCTGGAGCGGGTTGTTTGAGGATTTTCTTCAGACCGACGCCTCGATTAATCCCGGAAACAGCGGCGGTCCCTTGCTCGACATCGACGGCAAAGTCATCGGAATGAACACCCTCATCCAAGGTATCAATAAGGGACTCGGATTCGCCATTTCCTCGAATTTGCTGCGGCGCGTCGGCGACGAACTTATCGCCCACGGAAAAATCGCCCGTCCGTGGCTGGGACTCGGCATCCAGTCGGTGCAGGAAATTTCCAAGAGCTCAAAGAAATATCAGGCGCTGAAAGACGGCGTGATCGTGATGAGTCTTTCCAACGACGGCCCGGCGTTGCAAAGCGAGTTGCGCCCGCAGGACGTGATCCTGAAAGTGGACGACACGCCGGTGAAGGAAACGATCGATCTCCAGCGGGAAGTCCAGAAGAAAAAAGTCGGGCAGACGGTGAAGCTGGCCGTCTGGCGCGATGGCAAGGAACTCACCATCCCGGTGCGCACGGCGGAAATGCCGAGCAATCTCACCGCGAAAAACGAGCCCGACGAGGAAACGACGCCAGCCGATCCGGACATGGACGATTCCAAGCCCGAGATGGATTCGCCCGAGGCTCGCCATTCCGATGCAACTCCCGGCGTGGGCCTGGAGGTGCAGGTGCTCACTCCCGAGCTGGCCGAGGCGAGAAAACTCAAGGCCAAGGTGGGTCTGATTGTAACCGAAGTCGCCCCCGACAGCGAGGCGGCGGTGGCGGGTGTGCGGGTCGGTGACGTAATTACTGAGGTAAATTCGCAGATCGTCAGCGACGAGAAATCCTATGCCGCAGCCCTCAGCAAAGGCGACAAATCGAAGGGCACTTTGCTCTTTGTGGAGCGCGATAAAAGCAGCGCTTTTCTGGTCCTAAAGCCGGCGGAATAA
- a CDS encoding DUF6883 domain-containing protein gives MKLPNASNAFVDLAKLRDYSLSETHEEGKNKARVFWSALEIDASDAEWLRDHLLAAVLQAECKTGRVSVYGRRYSVDFLLRKGSLSAMVRRDWMVRGGENFPRLTSCYVL, from the coding sequence GTGAAACTTCCCAACGCATCAAACGCCTTCGTCGACCTCGCCAAGTTGCGGGATTACAGCCTGAGTGAGACACACGAAGAGGGAAAAAACAAAGCCCGCGTATTCTGGAGTGCTCTGGAAATCGACGCCAGCGATGCCGAATGGCTGCGAGATCATTTGCTCGCAGCTGTCCTGCAAGCAGAATGTAAAACTGGCAGGGTTTCCGTGTATGGCCGTCGCTATTCCGTGGATTTTCTTCTTCGCAAAGGTTCACTTTCCGCGATGGTTCGCAGGGACTGGATGGTCCGTGGTGGAGAAAATTTCCCTCGTCTTACCTCTTGTTACGTGCTATGA
- a CDS encoding helix-turn-helix domain-containing protein: MKIEKDDNFISLKKAAGKLDVCARTIRRMCQKGELPPIVKIGKLSKLPESAILNYMQRKLANH; the protein is encoded by the coding sequence ATGAAGATCGAGAAAGATGATAATTTCATAAGCCTCAAAAAAGCGGCGGGAAAACTGGATGTGTGCGCCCGGACCATTCGCCGCATGTGTCAGAAAGGGGAACTGCCGCCCATTGTCAAAATCGGGAAACTTTCCAAGCTGCCTGAATCCGCCATTTTGAATTACATGCAACGCAAACTCGCCAACCACTAA
- a CDS encoding CPBP family intramembrane glutamic endopeptidase — protein MLFGCGWTAELPAKELPPRQEVTVLSPAYTRNLEVSASTRRLRVAQDTAGLEALAAELRVSKESLKSGTWLLTTFYECAVVVPEDDPAGDQTAMAFYEKWAADSPESITAQLCLAQAYVDYAWIARGSGWASTVTAEGQRLMDERLALAWKVLEKARGLPEKCPQWTVVAQSVALGQGWSHERYFAMVEEAIRREPTYGQTYNSACYWLLPRWYGEKGDFEKWIAKLADAHPEKDKHYALLVWQADAMNMPDEMVFANDRLDWERAKRGFTIWTQQDPESLPLRNEFIHLAMLANDRATTRAQFDVIGGKYWPSFWHKKPASFEQARQFAYANGENPLRSHSTSTRRPLDPRVGQWITIAAHSLGGFLVGTFCLILVWQRRRPLEGFLVLAISIVLAVLYGTAAAAVPSAVFVLYLWSKEPSDLPEKPPHLWGRTLLSVLLLMGFNVIVQIVATIFALMPGLAASDFHTASAQGLASQLMASGEGFLIIANAQWLTLLLLLVVCGRQPRSGWRDYFALHPTPLGRAALSIFISGIVILGSGFFMERMDDPRTKESLQLIANGIHSPVVFFLTIVILAPILEELVMRGYAFRGWLPKFGFAGTVLATSTIFALTHVQYGWTGLVHVFVLGWALGWLRGKTGSIYPCIALHLANNLLYVLSSGAAT, from the coding sequence ATGCTATTCGGGTGTGGCTGGACGGCTGAATTACCGGCAAAAGAATTGCCGCCGCGTCAGGAAGTGACGGTTCTTTCTCCCGCTTACACGCGTAATCTGGAGGTCTCGGCCAGCACCCGCCGATTGCGCGTGGCGCAGGACACCGCCGGACTGGAAGCGCTGGCGGCTGAACTGCGGGTCAGTAAAGAATCCCTCAAGTCGGGCACGTGGCTGCTGACCACTTTCTATGAGTGCGCGGTGGTTGTCCCGGAAGATGATCCTGCGGGAGACCAGACAGCGATGGCGTTTTATGAAAAGTGGGCCGCAGATAGTCCGGAAAGTATCACCGCCCAGCTTTGTCTGGCTCAGGCTTATGTGGATTACGCCTGGATCGCGCGCGGCAGCGGCTGGGCCAGCACCGTGACGGCGGAAGGTCAGAGGTTGATGGACGAGCGTCTGGCCCTCGCCTGGAAAGTCTTGGAAAAAGCCAGGGGACTTCCAGAAAAATGTCCCCAATGGACGGTGGTGGCGCAATCTGTTGCGCTCGGCCAAGGCTGGAGTCACGAGCGTTATTTCGCGATGGTCGAGGAGGCAATCCGGCGCGAGCCGACCTATGGACAAACCTATAACTCGGCTTGTTACTGGCTGCTTCCGCGCTGGTATGGCGAGAAAGGCGACTTCGAAAAATGGATCGCGAAACTAGCCGACGCTCACCCGGAAAAAGACAAGCACTACGCCCTTCTCGTCTGGCAGGCCGATGCCATGAACATGCCGGACGAAATGGTTTTTGCCAACGACCGGCTGGATTGGGAGCGAGCGAAACGCGGCTTTACGATCTGGACTCAGCAAGATCCCGAAAGCCTGCCATTGAGGAATGAATTCATCCACCTCGCCATGCTGGCAAATGACCGGGCAACGACCAGGGCGCAGTTCGATGTCATTGGCGGAAAATACTGGCCGTCGTTCTGGCACAAAAAACCGGCCTCCTTCGAGCAGGCACGCCAGTTTGCCTATGCGAATGGGGAAAATCCGCTGAGATCGCATTCGACTTCAACTCGGCGTCCGCTAGATCCACGCGTGGGCCAATGGATCACCATCGCCGCGCACTCGCTCGGCGGCTTTCTCGTGGGCACTTTTTGCCTGATTCTCGTCTGGCAACGTCGCCGCCCGCTGGAGGGCTTTCTCGTCCTCGCCATTTCCATCGTTCTGGCGGTGCTCTACGGAACCGCCGCCGCTGCCGTTCCATCGGCTGTTTTCGTTCTCTACCTCTGGTCGAAAGAACCGTCCGATCTGCCCGAAAAACCTCCGCATCTCTGGGGCCGCACATTGCTCAGCGTGCTGCTGCTCATGGGCTTCAATGTGATCGTGCAAATCGTAGCCACCATTTTCGCACTGATGCCGGGCTTGGCGGCGAGTGATTTTCACACTGCATCCGCCCAAGGACTTGCCTCCCAGCTCATGGCGTCCGGCGAGGGATTTCTCATCATCGCCAATGCGCAGTGGCTGACTTTGCTGCTGCTCCTGGTCGTGTGCGGGAGACAGCCGCGCTCCGGCTGGCGGGATTATTTCGCCCTGCATCCCACGCCATTGGGACGCGCTGCGCTCTCCATTTTCATCAGCGGAATCGTCATTCTCGGCTCCGGATTTTTCATGGAACGAATGGACGATCCACGGACCAAAGAGTCGCTCCAGTTGATTGCGAACGGCATCCATTCTCCTGTCGTTTTCTTCCTCACCATCGTCATTCTGGCACCGATTTTAGAGGAATTGGTCATGCGCGGCTATGCCTTCCGCGGCTGGTTGCCGAAGTTTGGCTTCGCCGGAACCGTGTTGGCGACTTCCACTATTTTCGCGCTAACCCACGTCCAATACGGCTGGACTGGGCTGGTCCACGTCTTCGTGCTCGGTTGGGCGCTGGGCTGGCTGCGCGGCAAAACAGGGAGCATCTATCCCTGCATCGCCCTGCATTTGGCCAACAATCTCCTCTACGTTCTCAGCTCGGGAGCAGCGACCTGA